A genomic stretch from Leptodactylus fuscus isolate aLepFus1 chromosome 10, aLepFus1.hap2, whole genome shotgun sequence includes:
- the SELENOH gene encoding selenoprotein H, whose translation MATRSRKRKHTEIVEVSKEKKAAKEVTSTDQVQRIVIEHCTSURVYGRAAGEVETALLSVFPEVKIEKNPIKPRKGSFEVMLQNPDGQSVEIWTGIKKGPPRKLKFPDPETIVSSLQKILK comes from the exons ATGGCTACTCGCTCCAGGAAGAGAAAGCATACTGAGATCGTGGAGGTCTCTAAGGAGAAGAAGGCGGCGAAAGAGGTCACCTCTACTGACCAAGTGCAGCGCATAGTGATAGAGCACTG cacCAGCTGACGAGTGTATGGACGAGCAGCGGGTGAAGTGGAAACGGCCCTCTTAAGTGTTTTTCCTGAAGTAAAGATTGAGAAAAACCCCATAAAACCCAGAAAGGGAAGCTTTGAGGTGATGCTGCAGAATCCTGATGGACAGA GCGTGGAGATTTGGACTGGGATAAAGAAGGGTCCTCCTCGAAAACTAAAGTTTCCTGATCCAGAGACCATTGTTTCTTCCCTACAGAAGATTTTAAAGTAG